In Numida meleagris isolate 19003 breed g44 Domestic line chromosome 3, NumMel1.0, whole genome shotgun sequence, the following are encoded in one genomic region:
- the TNFAIP3 gene encoding tumor necrosis factor alpha-induced protein 3, translating into MAGQHILPQALYQSNMLKAVKIRERTPEDLVKPPSGIIHHFRTMHRYTIEMFRMCQFCPQFREMLQKALTDQATQTSLERQRKLNWCMEVRRLVPLKTNGDGNCLMHAASQYMWGIEDVDLVLRKTLFNALREIDTRNFKLRWQREAIKSQEFVQTGLHFDTRNWEEEWEYLIEMTSPETSGSRNRLPYNALEEIHIFILANILRRPIIVLADKVVRSLESGSSFAPLNVGGVYLPLLWPAEECYRYPIVLGYDNMHFTPLVTLKDSGPEIRAVPLVTSERGRFEDLSVHFLTDAEEREKEQLLKDYLIVIEIPVQGWDHGTTHLINAAKLDEGNLPKEINLVEDYFQLVQHEYKKWQENAEPARKEACSRNRQELSFSQLSLLQLKCETPNCPFYMSVNTQPYCHECFERRSQGNKGRKQVSEAAPEKLKAAGSGSSCGKVCEPGGWMSEESVTGPRSAPPTAPSLFLYSETTAMKCRTPDCPFTLNVQHNGLCERCYNARQLAPRNNLDNQRCLDYGTCKVCLQKANRTFNGICSTCFKRTTERSSNGSPGFVPTCHQRSTSDPSQIPQSLLQHSCQQAPNNNCSEPPLAALPRAPRALEDKRGSKLCRKPGCKFFGTAQNEGFCTLCFFEYRENHDSASLRHQRRSQRNSSATGQQGSSAAAFHNTMSCQQQNCGTLGSTMLEGYCQNCFIKAQSQRFQEARRTEEQLVRQPERTGQRRDLQQAVLTSQKRQCAVASCRNNLACRNSELCQQCQRLDQLAQLGGPREPAADEPPKQRCRAPACDHYGNNKCNGYCNECYQFKQIYG; encoded by the exons ATGGCTGGCCAACACATCCTTCCTCAGGCTTTGTATCAGAGCAATATGCTGAAAGCTGTGAAAATTAGAGAGAGGACACCTGAAGATCTGGTCAAACCCCCCAGTGGAATAATTCACCACTTCAGGACTATGCACAGATACACCATAGAAATGTTCAGAATGTGCCAGTTTTGCCCCCAATTCCGGGAAATGCTTCAGAAGGCCTTGACTGACCAAGCCACCCAGACTTCACTGGAGCGCCAGAGGAAGCTGAACTGGTGCATGGAGGTCAGGAGACTTGTGCCTTTGAAAACTAATG GTGATGGAAATTGCCTCATGCACGCTGCATCGCAGTACATGTGGGGTATTGAAGATGTTGACCTCGTCTTAAGGAAGACATTGTTTAATGCACTCAGGGAGATTGACACACGGAACTTCAAGCTGCGCTGGCAGCGAGAGGCTATTAAATCCCAGGAGTTTGTACAAACAGGACTCCACTTTGACACCCGG AACTGGGAGGAGGAGTGGGAATACCTCATTGAAATGACCTCCCCAGAAACATCTGGGTCTCGAAACAGACTTCCTTATAATGCACTGGAAGAAATCCACATCTTCATTCTTGCTAACATCCTCAGAAGGCCAATCATTGTCCTTGCAG ATAAAGTTGTGAGAAGTTTAGAATCGGGCTCCAGTTTTGCTCCTCTGAATGTCGGTGGTGTTTACCTGCCACTCCTTTGGCCAGCTGAAGAATGCTACAGATATCCAATTGTGCTCGGCTACGACAATATGCATTTTACACCACTTGTGACCCTGAAGGACAGCGGGCCAG AAATCCGGGCTGTCCCTCTGGTCACCAGTGAACGAGGCAGATTTGAGGATTTGAGTGTGCACTTTCTGACAGACGcggaggagagggagaaagaacagCTGCTGAAAGACTACTTGATAGTCATAGAGATTCCAGTGCAAGGCTGGGACCATGGCACAACTCATTTAATTAATGCTGCAAA GTTGGATGAAGGCAACCTGCCCAAAGAAATAAACCTTGTGGAAGATTACTTTCAGCTGGTGCAGCATGAGTACAAGAAATGGCAGGAGAATGCTGAACCTGCCAGAAAAGAGGCCTGCTCCAGGAACAGACAGGAACTGTCTTTTTCCCAGCTCTCCCTCTTACAGTTGAAATGTGAAACTCCAAACTGCCCTTTCTATATGTCTGTGAACACCCAGCCCTACTGCCACGAGTGCTTTGAGCGGAGGTCGCagggaaacaaaggaagaaagcaggtCTCTGAAGCAGCACCTGAGAAACTGAAGGCAGCTGGGTCAGGCTCCTCCTGTGGTAAAGTTTGTGAGCCTGGGGGATGGATGTCTGAGGAGTCTGTAACAGGGCCTCGCTCTGCACCCCCAACAGCTCCCAGCCTTTTCCTCTATAGTGAAACCACTGCCATGAAATGCCGGACTCCAGACTGCCCCTTCACCTTAAACGTGCAACACAACGGACTTTGTGAACGCTGCTACAATGCTAGACAGCTTGCTCCTCGTAACAATTTGGACAACCAGAGATGTTTGGACTATGGCACGTGTAAGGTCTGCCTTCAGAAGGCCAACAGGACATTTAATGGCATATGCAGCACTTGTTTCAAAAGGACTACAGAGCGCTCCTCAAATGGCAGCCCTGGTTTTGTGCCCACGTGCCATCAGAGGTCTACATCTGACCCATCCCAGATCCCGCAGAGCCTCCTTCAGCATTCCTGCCAGCAGGCTCCCAACAACAACTGCAGTGAGCCGCCATTGGCCGCGCTGCCTCGTGCCCCACGCGCTTTGGAGGATAAGAGGGGAAGTAAGCTCTGCAGGAAGCCTGGCTGCAAATTTTTTGGAACAGCTCAGAACGAGGGCTTTTGCACACTGTGCTTCTTTGAATACAGGGAAAACCACG ACAGTGCTTCACTACGCCATCAGAGGAGATCTCAGAGGAATTCCTCAGCAACTGGTCagcaggggagctcagctgctgccttccacaATACCATGTCTTGCCAGCAGCAGAACTGTGGCACCCTGGGTAGCACCATGCTGGAGGGCTACTGCCAGAACTGTTTCATTAAAGCCCAGAGCCAGCGATTTCAGGAAGCCAGAAGGACAGAAGAGCAGCTAGTGAGACAGCCTGAA AGAACAGGACAGCGCAGAGATCTACAGCAAGCAGTACTGACTAGCCAGAAGAGACAATGTGCCGTGGCTTCATGTCGAAACAACCTGGCCTGCAGAAACAGtgagctgtgccagcagtgccagcgccttGACCAGCTTGCACAGCTGGGGGGTCCCAGGGAGCCAGCTGCAGATGAACCCCCGAAGCAACGCTGCCGAGCCCCTGCTTGCGACCACTATGGTAATAACAAGTGCAATGGTTATTGCAATGAATGCTACCAGTTCAAACAGATCTACGGCTAG